GGGGATGACACATGAGTCTTAAGAATCTCCCCGTTTTATTTTTGGATTTACAGACAACCGGAGCTAAACCCGATACGGCAAATATTTTGGAAATGGCGTGGGGTTCTAAAACCAAAAAGCTGAGCTATTTGGTACAACAACCTGAAGGCGAATCCATTCCGCGCCGTATTCAATACATTACCGGTATTTTTGAAGAAGACATGGACGAGGCACAACGTCTGTCTGACGTGCTGAAAGTTCTCAAAGACTTCATTGCCGAGCATGTGGGGCTCCATCCCGTTGCCGTGATTCACTTCGCACAATTTGAAAAGCCTTTCTTGTTGGATGCTTATGAAAAGATCCAAGAGGAAATGCCGTTTTCAATTCTCTGCACGCATGAAATCGCGAAACGACTTTTTCCTAATCTTCCCACTCGCGGCATCAAAGGTTTGGCAGGATATTTTGGTTTTCCTTCAGGGGAACTTAAGCGCGGCGACAATCATGTCCAAGCCACAGAAGTGATTTGGAACGGTCTTGCGGAAGCCCTCGAGACCAAAGGCATTACTTCCCTTGAGACTTTGCAACAATGGCTGCAGGAAACCCCTAAGGCCGCGCGTGTAAAGTATGAATATCCGCTGCCGAAAGAAAAACGCCTGAGCCTGCCTAAGCAGCCGGGCATCTATCGTATGATCAGTCGCTGGGGCGAAGTTTTGTACGTCGGGAAAGCGACCTCTTTGCATGATCGCGTGAATAGTTACTTCCGCGGGCAAAAGAATCGCGATACGCGCAAGCTTGAAATGCTGACTCAAGTGTGGGACTTGCATGTAACTCCGGTCAGCAGTCCCCTCGAAGCCGCCCTTCTGGAAACGGACGAGATCAAACGGCTTGATCCGCCTTACAATGTCAGCTTGAAGGTCGGCGCCCGTAGCATGGCCTTCTTCAATCGCGATTTCACCTCTGTCAGTCACGAGCACGACGAAGAGCATTGCATCGGACCTTTTTCCAATTCGATGGTTTTAGATTCGATGCTGAAACTCAATCATTCTCTCACTTGTGAAGAGTTTGACGAAAATATGTTCTATGAACCTATCGACGCCGAACTTTTAAAAGACGGATTTGAATTATTCTGCCAGCGTCATGAAGTCGATAAACTTTCTTTCACGTCCATGCGCTCTATTCTCGCCTTGGGTCTTTCCTGGGTCCGCGGGCTCAACGAAGAAGATGACGTGGAAGAAGATATAGAAACTGAAGAAAGTGAAGTGACGGCCACAGAAGCGTCGAGTCCTTCCGAAGGCGATGAGGATGTCGAGAGTGAAGAAGAACTCGAAGTCGAACTGACGGCGGAAGATATTGCCGACAAGTTCGAGCGTCACTTTATTCGTGCGGCTCGCGCGTATTTGCGAACAAAAAAGCTCACACGTCTGTTGAATGTCGATATTCAGTTTGAACTTAAATCCCCGGTGATCCTTAAAATCCGCCAAGGAAATATTGTTCACGAAGACAGTCCTATAACGGCTAAATCTTGGAAAAATCTGTCGATAGAAACTTACGATCGCATGACCGTCCTTTACACGGAGCTGGAAAAACTTCGTGCCCAAGACTGCAATTTAAAAATTCACAAAATCTATTTGAACTTGGAATAGTCCAACGAAACGGGCGTTCCCAACCACAACGCTGCTTGCGTGTGATCGTAAAGATCGTCCCCTGTGAGTTCATGAACAAGAACGGAAAGATCGCCGCGATTTTTCATCAACCACAAAACGACATCCGTGAAATACTCTTTGGGAAAATTGATTTCAAACATCGGAATCGGATGTGGCCCGATGGCTTCAGGGATCATTTCGCCCGTAAAAACCTTCTGCCCTGCAAATTCCTTCAACGCGTGTGAACGCAAAGCCTCGGCCATGTCACGACTTTCAGGAGAAAAATAAATATGCGCATCAAACTCCCGAGGGAATCCCTCGGGAAGCAATTGCGAATTCACTTTATACGGACGATCGGTCTTAGACATAAAAAACTTCTATGGGAAAAAGATACCAGGTACCTTTTTCTTAATGAGCTGTTTGGATGTATTCTTTGAGTTCCGGAATTTCACAGGGCACACAGCCGACTTTGCCGACGACAACACCTGCTGCATTGTTTGCGAGCATGCACGAGTGCACCAATGACAAACCGGAAACGAGTCCCAAAGAAAGAGCCGCGATAACAGTATCTCCTGCGCCTGTGACGTCGAAGACTTTACGTGCGTAAGTTGGAACTTCTGTGATCTCTTCACCAGAGAAAATCGTCATGCCGTCTTTTCCGCGAGTCAAAACCACTTCTTTTGCGCCTGTGATCTTTTGCAAAGCACGACCTACTTCAACAACTTTATTTGGATTGTCGCGAAGATCGTCGAAGCTCATGCCGGTCAAGACAACCGCTTCGTCATAATTCGGCTTGATCAAATCAACGCCTTTATAGAAGCCACCATTGTTGTCACGATGCGGATCGACCATCAATTTTTTGTTCGCCTTTTTGCAGATCGCGGAAACCTTTTCCACGACATTACGGGAAATCACGCCCTTGGCATAATCTTCGATAATCACACAGTCGGCTTCAGAAACATTTTTTTCGACAGTGGCAATCAAACGGCTTTCCGCTTCTTCAGAAAGATATTTTTTAAGCTCATAGTCCACGCGCACTAAGTGATGGTGTTTTGCCATCACGCGGGTTTTGCGTGTTGTGGGACGAGCCTTATCGACAATCATGTAATCCCAACTCACACCGTTCTTAACGCTCAACTCTTTCAGAAGATTTGCTCCGGTGTCGTCGCCGACGATTGAAACAAGCATCGGAATTCCGCCCAGGCTTGCTACGTTTTGCGCAACGTTGGCTGCCAGACCCAAACGCATATCTTCGCCTTCCACTTCCAGAACAGGCACGGGCGCTTCAGGGCTGATACGACGGACTTGACCCATCACGTACTCGTCCAAGCCTACGTCGCCGATAATGAGGATTTTTTTACCTTTAAGGAAAGGGATCTGATTTAAAAGAAGCTGCTTTTCTTGAGGACCCAGGATGGCCTGCACAGGTGATGTCATTTTTTCATCCTCCTAGGGCCCATTTGTAGCCGAACAGGGCGCCCCTGTCATCCTCTATCAGCGCGGGCTTGGCCTTCGCCCGCAAGCTGTGATAGATATTTTCGCCTTATGTTCAAAGCAAAGGGATCTTTTAAACCAAAATTCCAGCCTAAAAGCGCGGAGAAACCTCAAGGCATGGGCCGAGGACTGGTTTACAAGCAAAACTATATTTCTCCTCGAGAAAAACAGGAAATTCTGAATTACCTGAGCACCCTTTATCCCATTTGGGAGATGCGCTACTCAAAGAACAATCCGCCTCCGGCCAATCAAAAGCAACGTCCTCTTTTGCGTCCCGTTTACTGGTTGGGCAACTGGCAGTTTGCGTGCCTTAACTACTATCATCCGCCTAAAGGAATTTATAACCGCTGCGTTCAGGCCGAGCCTTACCCGCCGATCCTGGAATTCATCGTGCAAAAAATTGAAACACTGGTGCACGAGTCTTTCGAGCCTCGCGACATTCCGCGTGGCTGGCATTTGAACACCTGCCTTATCAATTATTACGGCAATCAGATTCAAGAGGACGGCAAAGCTTTGGACTGCGCCCGCGTGGGCGAGCATAAAGATTTTGAACCAGGCCCTGTGGCCTCCGTCTCTTTTGGTGAGCGCGCTCTTTTTCAATTCGTTTCGAGCCAAGGCACGGAATCTAAATCCAACGTCGTCTTACAACAGTGGCTGGAAGACAGCTCCTTGCAGATTTTTGGCGGAGACAAATTTAAAAAACATCTTTTCCACCGCGTGCAGCGTGTGGAGAAAAAAGAAGATGTTGTCTTTCCTCTGAACGAAATCACCAACTTTGAAACTCGCCGAATCAATTTCACGTTTCGTTACGTGCCGGATGAACACATCGTCCCCTTTCAACGGCTCTCGGAAACAGCAAAAGAAGACGT
This region of Bdellovibrio sp. 22V genomic DNA includes:
- a CDS encoding GIY-YIG nuclease family protein; the protein is MSLKNLPVLFLDLQTTGAKPDTANILEMAWGSKTKKLSYLVQQPEGESIPRRIQYITGIFEEDMDEAQRLSDVLKVLKDFIAEHVGLHPVAVIHFAQFEKPFLLDAYEKIQEEMPFSILCTHEIAKRLFPNLPTRGIKGLAGYFGFPSGELKRGDNHVQATEVIWNGLAEALETKGITSLETLQQWLQETPKAARVKYEYPLPKEKRLSLPKQPGIYRMISRWGEVLYVGKATSLHDRVNSYFRGQKNRDTRKLEMLTQVWDLHVTPVSSPLEAALLETDEIKRLDPPYNVSLKVGARSMAFFNRDFTSVSHEHDEEHCIGPFSNSMVLDSMLKLNHSLTCEEFDENMFYEPIDAELLKDGFELFCQRHEVDKLSFTSMRSILALGLSWVRGLNEEDDVEEDIETEESEVTATEASSPSEGDEDVESEEELEVELTAEDIADKFERHFIRAARAYLRTKKLTRLLNVDIQFELKSPVILKIRQGNIVHEDSPITAKSWKNLSIETYDRMTVLYTELEKLRAQDCNLKIHKIYLNLE
- the rfaE1 gene encoding D-glycero-beta-D-manno-heptose-7-phosphate kinase, with the protein product MTSPVQAILGPQEKQLLLNQIPFLKGKKILIIGDVGLDEYVMGQVRRISPEAPVPVLEVEGEDMRLGLAANVAQNVASLGGIPMLVSIVGDDTGANLLKELSVKNGVSWDYMIVDKARPTTRKTRVMAKHHHLVRVDYELKKYLSEEAESRLIATVEKNVSEADCVIIEDYAKGVISRNVVEKVSAICKKANKKLMVDPHRDNNGGFYKGVDLIKPNYDEAVVLTGMSFDDLRDNPNKVVEVGRALQKITGAKEVVLTRGKDGMTIFSGEEITEVPTYARKVFDVTGAGDTVIAALSLGLVSGLSLVHSCMLANNAAGVVVGKVGCVPCEIPELKEYIQTAH
- a CDS encoding DOPA 4,5-dioxygenase family protein → MSKTDRPYKVNSQLLPEGFPREFDAHIYFSPESRDMAEALRSHALKEFAGQKVFTGEMIPEAIGPHPIPMFEINFPKEYFTDVVLWLMKNRGDLSVLVHELTGDDLYDHTQAALWLGTPVSLDYSKFK